One Thermosphaera aggregans DNA segment encodes these proteins:
- a CDS encoding ABC transporter ATP-binding protein has product MPEVLLEARNLKTYFYTAKGIVKAVDNVSFELYKGEALGIAGESGCGKSTLAYSLMRLVPPPGKLVSGEIIFQGRDITKLSEEEFRREVRWKGISMVFQGAMNALNPVYNIGDQLAEVLMLHQNYTKKEALETAKKLLEMVGIEPRRIKSYPHELSGGMKQRVVIAMALALMPPLVIADEPTTALDVVVQAQVMNLLKRLRRELGLSVILISHDLSLIAEIADKIAIMYGGKIVEYGTSEQIYNNPQHPYTKGLLNSIPRLHGEIKDLTWIPGVPPDLINPPPGCRFEPRCPFAHERCKEEPPVVEVEPGHKVACWLYVQR; this is encoded by the coding sequence CAAGGAATTTGAAAACATACTTTTACACAGCTAAAGGTATTGTGAAAGCTGTTGACAACGTGTCCTTCGAGCTTTACAAGGGGGAGGCCTTAGGGATTGCCGGGGAATCTGGGTGTGGGAAGAGCACACTAGCCTACTCCTTGATGAGACTTGTACCGCCCCCGGGCAAACTAGTTTCCGGGGAAATAATTTTCCAGGGCAGGGATATCACCAAGCTTAGTGAGGAGGAGTTCAGGAGAGAGGTTCGGTGGAAAGGGATTTCAATGGTTTTCCAGGGTGCGATGAACGCTTTGAACCCTGTCTACAACATAGGTGACCAGCTCGCTGAGGTGTTAATGCTTCATCAAAACTACACTAAGAAGGAGGCCCTGGAAACAGCCAAGAAACTGCTGGAAATGGTTGGTATCGAACCCAGGAGGATCAAAAGCTACCCGCACGAGCTAAGCGGTGGTATGAAGCAGAGAGTTGTAATAGCGATGGCCCTTGCCTTAATGCCTCCACTAGTCATAGCTGACGAGCCAACCACAGCTTTAGACGTGGTTGTTCAGGCCCAGGTAATGAATCTCTTGAAGCGTTTAAGACGGGAGCTTGGATTATCGGTAATACTGATCTCTCACGACTTAAGCTTGATAGCTGAAATAGCTGATAAAATTGCTATAATGTATGGCGGCAAGATCGTTGAGTACGGGACTTCCGAACAGATTTACAATAATCCGCAACACCCATACACCAAGGGATTGTTGAACAGTATTCCGAGACTTCACGGTGAAATCAAGGATTTAACATGGATTCCCGGAGTGCCGCCAGACCTGATTAATCCCCCTCCGGGTTGCAGGTTTGAACCAAGGTGTCCATTCGCCCATGAAAGATGCAAGGAGGAGCCTCCAGTTGTTGAAGTAGAGCCTGGACACAAGGTTGCATGTTGGTTGTATGTTCAGAGGTGA